In the genome of Limnobaculum zhutongyuii, one region contains:
- the tssB gene encoding type VI secretion system contractile sheath small subunit: MMAGKKGSVAPKERINIKYTTETNGQVAEKELPFHVLVTGDFTGKTQDTPIEERKPISIDKYTFDSVMANAGIELEFSVPNRLEDDSKVESEIPIKLKVETLKDLSPDSIAQAVPELKKLIELRESLVALKGPLGNKPAFRAQIEAILGDEASREQLLRELSMTTESDKH; this comes from the coding sequence AGGTAGTGTTGCACCCAAAGAACGTATCAATATTAAATATACAACTGAAACAAATGGTCAGGTCGCGGAAAAAGAATTACCTTTCCACGTATTAGTGACAGGTGATTTCACCGGAAAAACTCAAGACACACCAATAGAAGAGCGTAAACCAATATCAATTGATAAATATACTTTTGATTCGGTAATGGCTAATGCAGGTATTGAGCTTGAATTTTCAGTTCCTAATCGCTTAGAAGATGATTCAAAAGTTGAATCTGAAATTCCTATCAAATTAAAAGTTGAAACCCTTAAAGACCTATCGCCGGATAGCATTGCGCAGGCCGTTCCCGAGTTGAAAAAACTCATTGAACTTCGGGAATCACTGGTAGCCCTGAAAGGCCCACTCGGTAATAAACCCGCATTTCGCGCTCAAATCGAAGCCATTCTTGGTGATGAAGCAAGCCGTGAACAGCTACTGCGTGAGCTGAGCATGACAACTGAATCGGATAAACACTAA